The sequence TCGTCAAGGCGGGCAAGGACGGCGCTTACCTCGCCGAAGGCAGCAGCGTCGTGCACGTGCCCGCCGAAGTCGTGGCCAAGCCGGTCGACACCACCGGCGCGGGCGACATCTGGGCCGCAGGCTTCCTCTACGCCTGGCTCAACGGCGAATCGCTCGAGGTGGCCGGCCAATACGGCTCGATCCTCGGCTCCGCCATCGTCCAGCACCTCGGGCCCCATCTGCCCGCAGACGCCTGGCCAGCCGTCCAAGAGCGCCTGAAGGCCGTCAAGGCCATCGCCTAAGCGCCCTGCATCAGGTCCCGCACATTTTCATCCCCGCCCGGCATGCTTCCCGGGCGGGGATTTTTTATAGATACCTCTCCACATCCATGCGCTGATGCAGGATGCGGACAACCTCAAGCGCATCGGGCTGCACGCGATAGTAAATCACATGACGCCCGACCGGGTATTTACGATAACCAACCCGGACATATGCGCAGGAAAACCCGAGATCCGGAAAGCGCTCAAGATCCTTGATCGCCTTGGGACGGAGCTTCAGGCTGCGGCTCATGCTCGCCTGCCAGCGCGACAGGTCGCCAGAAAAGACTGGAAGTCAAACGCCACCGCTTCCCCACTCTGCTCGCCCTCTTCAAGGGCTTGGCGGAGTGCATCCAATCGCGTGGATTCCTGCGTCAACATCTCGAGGCCGGCGTCCACCACATCCAACTCGGAACGAAAGCGACCGCTGGCCACTTCTTTTTGCGCCAAGGTAGCTTGTGCGGATGTCAGGTGAATGTGCGGAGGGTGTTGCATCGACTTCTTTCTTTCAGCATAGGCACTCTTCGCTCCTCTTCAAGCCAGATCACGCCTGCCCTTGACTCCGGGCGGACCGAGTTGTTCACTGATGGGATCATGAGCGCAACCGCCGAAGTCTCCCTCGAAGCAACGATCCAGCAGCTAGCCCGGCAGGCCTACGCCGCCTCTCTCAGCCTGGCCACGCTGCCGACGGAGACGAAGAACGCCGTGCTCGAAACCCTCGCCGGGCTGATCGAAAGCCGCGCCAATGACCTACGTGCAGCCAACGCCAAGGATCTGCAGGCCGGGGCCGCCGCCGGGCTGAGCAAGCCCATGCTCGACCGCCTGGAGCTGACGCCCAAACGCATCGCCGGCATGACCCAAGGCGTCCGCGAAGTCGCCGCCCTGCCCGACCCCGTAGGCCGCGAGCTGGACACCTACCAGCACCCCCAAGACTTTACCATCCGTAAGGTTTCGGTCCCGATCGGCGTCGTGGGCATCATCTACGAATCGCGCCCCAACGTGACGATCGACTGCGCGGCCCTCTGCCTCAAGAGCGGCAACGCCACCATTTTGCGCGGCGGCAAGGAAGCCTTCCATAGCAACGGCGCGCTGGCGGAGCTGATCCAGGAAGCCCTGCGCCAGCACGGCGTAAATCCCCACGCCGTGCAGCTCGTCCCCACGACCGACCGCGCGGCCCTCAACATCCTGCTGAAGCTCGACGACTACATCCACTGCATCATCCCCCGCGGTGGTGAGTCGCTGATCCGCTTTACGGCCGAGCACGCCCGGATGCCCGTGATCAAGCACTACACCGGCGTCTGCAACGTTTACGTCGACGCAGCAGCGGAAGCCGAAATGGCCGCCAAGGTAGCGGTCAACGCCAAGTGCCAGCGCCCCAGCGTCTGTAACGCGGCGGAAAACCTCATCGTCCACTCCTCGATCCTCGACACCACCTGGCTCGTCGTGGCCAAGGCCCTGGCTGACGCAGGCGTGGAGCTGCGTTGCGACGAGGCGAGCGCGGCGGCCCTGCAAAAGGCCGGCATCCCCCATGCCCCCGTCGACCCCGAGACGGATTACGACGAGGAGTACCTCGACCTGATCCTCGCGGTCAAGACGGTGGACAACGCCGACGAGGCGATCGACTTCATCAACGAGCACGGCTCGGCCCACAGCGACGCCATCGTGACGGGCGACGCAGCTACCGCGCAGCGCTTCCTCAACGGCGTCGACTCGGCCACCTGCTACTGGAACGTCTCCACCCGCTTCACCGATGGCTACGAGTTTGGCCTCGGCGCGGAGATCGGGATCTCGACCGACAAGCTGCACGCCCGCGGGCCCATGGGCCTCAACGAGCTGACGACCTACAAGTACCAGATCGTCGGCAACGGGCAGATTCGCGGCTAGAGCGTTTCGCTGCTTCAGATTAAAACGGAACGGCTCTCAAGTCTAACCTTGCGGCGCTTTACAGGCTCGCCTCTCCCGGCTGGATGCTTTAGCCCGGGGACATGAGTGCTGCATTTGCTTCCGACTGGAGCCAACAGATTACTTGGGCCGAGCTCGACCCCGCCTCGCTGCGCGAACTGATCGCACGTGCGCGCGATGAAGACCTCGCGGGAGCCGGGCTGCGCGAAGCCCCCCGCTACCGGTTCGATGTGACCAGCGCCCTGTTGCCGCACGAGAAGCAAGGGCGTGCGGCCGTCGTGGCCCGGGAGGAAATCGCCGTCGCCGGCCTCCCCCTGATCCCTCTGCTGATCGAAGCCTACGGCGCCCAATGCGCGTGGACGCCCTATGTGCAAGACGGCGCGGTGGCCCAGCCCAAAGACGAGCTGGGGCTGCTCGAAGGCAGCGCGCGCGACATCCTGCAGCTCGAGCGCTTACTGCTCAACTTCCTCCAGAAGCTCAGTGGCGTCGCCACCGAGACCCGCGCCTACGTCATCGCGCTCGGCGACAGCCCCACCCGCCTGCTCGACACCCGCAAGACCACCCCCGGCTACCGTTTGCTGGAAAAATACGCCGTTGCCCAAGCCGGAGGTTGGAATCATCGCCTGGGCCTCTACGACCGGGTGATGCTGAAGGATAACCACCTGGCAGCAACCGGGGCCACCGCCGGCGCCTCCCTCACCGACGTCGTGCGTCAGGCACGCGAACGCTATCCGGATTTGCTCATCCAGGTGGAGGTGGATGCGGTGGAACAAATCCAGCCTGCCCTCGACGCAGGGGCTCACTGGTTCCTGCTCGACAATTTTTCCACTTCGGAACTCGCCCAGGCTGTCGATCTGATTGGGGTGAAAGCAGCGACCGAAGCCAGCGGCGGCATCACGCTCGCGAGACTGGCGGAACTGTCCACGTTGGGCCTCGATTTTATTTCCACCGGGGCCACCGTGCACCAAAGTCGTTGGAAAGATATCGGTCTGGACTGGAGAATATAGGAATTTACCTAAAGGAAGATACTTAAAGCGCCGTTTTATACACTTGATATGATAATTTCATCTTAATATCGTCAGTTTGTTTACATCTTACACCCTATATTTACACTAAGGTATTCCACCCATCGAACGATTTACCATGTAGGAAGCAACCCCTCCTTTACCACATGTCACAGACCGACGTCATCATCCTCAAATCCCTCCTCACGGCCAAAGGCGACTTTGTCTCGGGCAACGACCTTGCCCAGCAACTCGGCATCTCGCGGGTCGGAGTCTGGGCGCGGCTAGAAAAGCTGCGGGAGAGCGGCTTCGCGGTAGAAGCGATCCGCCACCGCGGTTATCGCCTGCTCGAGGAGCCCCGCCGCCTCAACGAACCCCTGCTCCAGGCCTATCTGGAGTTGGCTGAGGCCCGGATCCCGGTCTTTTTCCACGAAACCCTCGACAGCACCAACAGCGAAGCGGAACGCCGCCTCGCCAATGGCCAGGCCGCCCCGTTTGTAGTCGTCTCCGGCTCGCAGACGCGTGGCCGCGGTCGCCTCGGTCGCCGCTGGTACAGCCCGGAAGAAGGCAACCTCTACGCCAGCTTTGCCTTCCGCCCCGAGACGAGCCACGCCCGCATGCAGGCCATCACCATCTGGCTCGGCCTCTGCGTGTGCCATTACCTGCACGAAGCCCACGAGATGCCCGTGCGCATCAAGTGGCCCAACGATTTGATCCTCGAAGGCAAGAAGGTGGCCGGCATGTTGACCGAAGCCCGCATCGACGCCGACCGCACGCGCGACCTCGTTTTCGGCCTCGGCCTCAACGTCTCGGGCGACCTGGTCGACTGGCCGAGCGACGTGGCCGAAGTTGCCACCACCCTCAGCGCCCACGCCGGCAAGCAACTCAGCATCAACCAGCTGGCCGCCGGCCTCGTGAAGTGCTGCGCCGAAGCCTACGATGCTTTTCTGCAAGGCACCCACCTCCCGGCCATGCTCGAGCTGTGGCAGCAATACGACGCCTTCGAAGGCCAGATCATCCGCGCCGAATACCGCGGAAAGATGATCGAAGGCCGCGCCGAAGGCATCGACGAGACGGGCGCGCTCAAGGTACGCCTCGACAGCGAGACCCTGATCAGCGTCAACTCGGGCGAAATTACCATCGGCACTTCTGCCTGGGCCCGCCAGCGCGCCGCCGAGGCCGAGCAGGCTGCCGAGCGCAGCTAGTGTCTGTTTTCGCCAGACACTAGGGGAAGGAGTGCGGGCAAACCGCTATCCTTCCTTTACAGCGCGCGTCGCACCTGCACACTGGAGCAGGTATTTGCGATGCCAAAAGCGACGCCGGAGTTCAGTATCGTGGCCGAGGGCCTCAGCAAGACCTATGGCCGCGCCAAGGTCCTCCACCAGCTGAGCTTCTCCGTGCGCCCGGGAGAAGTGGTCGGCTTCCTAGGGCCCAATGGGGCCGGGAAAAGCACGACCATGCGGATCCTCACCGGGCTCATCCGGGCCGACTCCGGGGAAGCCTTCGTGGACGGCATCTCCGTGGCCCGCGAGCCGCAAAAAGTGCAGGAGCGGCTCGGCTACATGCCGGAGAACAACCCGCTGCCCGAAGACCTGCGCGTCAAGGACTACCTGCGCTTCCGCGGGCGCCTCAAAGGCCTGCACGGCAAGAAGCTGCGCACCCAGGTCAGCCAGTCGCTGGAGTGGTGCGACTTGCACCGCAAGCACAGCCGCCGCCTGATCGGGCAACTCTCCAAAGGCCTGCGCCAGCGCGTGGGCATTGCCGAGGCCGTGCTCGCCAACCCGGCCGTCACCATCCTCGACGAGCCCACCATCGGCCTCGACCCGCACCAGATCCTGCTCATCCGCCGCCTGATCGAGCAACTACGCGGCAAGACGACCGTCATCCTCTCCAGCCACATCCTGGCCGAAGTCGAAGTCTCGTGCGACCGCGTGCTGATCATCAACCAGGGGCACCTCGTCGCTGCTGGCACGCTGGAAGAGCTGCGACACGAATTCGTGCAGGGCGAAGCCTTCGAGCTGGTCTTCAAAGGCACGCCGGAAGACCTTACGGCCGTCCTCGCCGAGCACTTCCCCACCATGCAGGTGACTCAGCACGAACCGTTGGAAGGTGACTGGCACGAGGCCCACCTCAGCGCAGGCGAGCAAGGCACCCCGGCAGAAGAGGTCCTGCGCCGCCTGCAGGAGCACCCCAACATTACCGTCCGCGAGTGGCGCGAACGCCGGGCACGCCTGGAAGACATCTTCCTCGCCGCCACCCGCCGCAGCTGGGACCTCGAAAACGCCAACCCGCACACGCACGCCGACGCCTGATGCGCCTCTTT comes from Verrucomicrobiota bacterium JB022 and encodes:
- a CDS encoding type II toxin-antitoxin system RelE/ParE family toxin codes for the protein MSRSLKLRPKAIKDLERFPDLGFSCAYVRVGYRKYPVGRHVIYYRVQPDALEVVRILHQRMDVERYL
- a CDS encoding type II toxin-antitoxin system ParD family antitoxin; this encodes MQHPPHIHLTSAQATLAQKEVASGRFRSELDVVDAGLEMLTQESTRLDALRQALEEGEQSGEAVAFDFQSFLATCRAGRRA
- a CDS encoding glutamate-5-semialdehyde dehydrogenase, with the translated sequence MSATAEVSLEATIQQLARQAYAASLSLATLPTETKNAVLETLAGLIESRANDLRAANAKDLQAGAAAGLSKPMLDRLELTPKRIAGMTQGVREVAALPDPVGRELDTYQHPQDFTIRKVSVPIGVVGIIYESRPNVTIDCAALCLKSGNATILRGGKEAFHSNGALAELIQEALRQHGVNPHAVQLVPTTDRAALNILLKLDDYIHCIIPRGGESLIRFTAEHARMPVIKHYTGVCNVYVDAAAEAEMAAKVAVNAKCQRPSVCNAAENLIVHSSILDTTWLVVAKALADAGVELRCDEASAAALQKAGIPHAPVDPETDYDEEYLDLILAVKTVDNADEAIDFINEHGSAHSDAIVTGDAATAQRFLNGVDSATCYWNVSTRFTDGYEFGLGAEIGISTDKLHARGPMGLNELTTYKYQIVGNGQIRG
- the nadC gene encoding carboxylating nicotinate-nucleotide diphosphorylase, translating into MSAAFASDWSQQITWAELDPASLRELIARARDEDLAGAGLREAPRYRFDVTSALLPHEKQGRAAVVAREEIAVAGLPLIPLLIEAYGAQCAWTPYVQDGAVAQPKDELGLLEGSARDILQLERLLLNFLQKLSGVATETRAYVIALGDSPTRLLDTRKTTPGYRLLEKYAVAQAGGWNHRLGLYDRVMLKDNHLAATGATAGASLTDVVRQARERYPDLLIQVEVDAVEQIQPALDAGAHWFLLDNFSTSELAQAVDLIGVKAATEASGGITLARLAELSTLGLDFISTGATVHQSRWKDIGLDWRI
- a CDS encoding biotin--[acetyl-CoA-carboxylase] ligase, yielding MSQTDVIILKSLLTAKGDFVSGNDLAQQLGISRVGVWARLEKLRESGFAVEAIRHRGYRLLEEPRRLNEPLLQAYLELAEARIPVFFHETLDSTNSEAERRLANGQAAPFVVVSGSQTRGRGRLGRRWYSPEEGNLYASFAFRPETSHARMQAITIWLGLCVCHYLHEAHEMPVRIKWPNDLILEGKKVAGMLTEARIDADRTRDLVFGLGLNVSGDLVDWPSDVAEVATTLSAHAGKQLSINQLAAGLVKCCAEAYDAFLQGTHLPAMLELWQQYDAFEGQIIRAEYRGKMIEGRAEGIDETGALKVRLDSETLISVNSGEITIGTSAWARQRAAEAEQAAERS
- a CDS encoding ABC transporter ATP-binding protein; the protein is MPKATPEFSIVAEGLSKTYGRAKVLHQLSFSVRPGEVVGFLGPNGAGKSTTMRILTGLIRADSGEAFVDGISVAREPQKVQERLGYMPENNPLPEDLRVKDYLRFRGRLKGLHGKKLRTQVSQSLEWCDLHRKHSRRLIGQLSKGLRQRVGIAEAVLANPAVTILDEPTIGLDPHQILLIRRLIEQLRGKTTVILSSHILAEVEVSCDRVLIINQGHLVAAGTLEELRHEFVQGEAFELVFKGTPEDLTAVLAEHFPTMQVTQHEPLEGDWHEAHLSAGEQGTPAEEVLRRLQEHPNITVREWRERRARLEDIFLAATRRSWDLENANPHTHADA